TGATGATTTCACTACTTTCCCATGGAGCCCTactacaggcaagggctccataggaaatactatgcagcagcttcatgtcattcataaagacacgggctgctgcatacatgctccggatcctccgatcgccacacggggAAGCCGGAGCACAACCGAAAGTGCgcactgaggggttaaatgtccgcgatcggcattactgccggttgtGGACATGAGCCAGTGGAAATGTGCATTGCTCGACCGCCCCGGTTCTCATGACCCCAGTggttggataggggataacttgttgtGACTAGAGTATCCCTTTACTCTCACTGTATACACAGTATTTAgccagctccctctagtagtggctgcaGGCAGCTAGAATGTTATCTTTTAAATCTATGCGAGTGCACGGATTTGGAGCTGTGTCCGAAAATTGAAAAGTTAAATTTGTGcctggtttaaaaaaatgttataccCTATGCATCCTTTTGCTTCTCTCTGTTTTAGAATGGAACCCAACACGTTCATGCATTTATCTATTCATCTGAGGGTGTTCACTACTGTGAAGTAGAACAGGAGCGAGGAGGTATTCACTGAAATGTTACGTTTCTTAAAGGAGAACTCCACCGAGAATGGAAAACATGTCACTATCAGGGTCAgagcaccagaggatcctctgatgGGCCCTGGCTCTGATACCATAATGGGCCCCAATgacccaggagaaaaaaaaacaaaaaatatttcaaGCTGCCTTTGTAGCCAGTCACCACAGTCTATTTCTTTAATTCTAAACCTTTTTAGCTTTATTGATGCTATAGGGGTTTGGTCTCAAGAATAatttcccctggtgggcccccGTCCGACACTGGTCACTATAATGGAATACTCTATTGGCGTGGGAGTATGGACAGgggtgcatctagcctttctgctgcctgagacgaaaactgaaacggcgccccccacccaatgccaatttcttaacctaacccctttgccacaatgaaagcgctcattgcccatggcccttccgctgcccccctcttgcccctaccggttgctgcctcacctggcctcattggtggtgcgcccctgagTATGGAGGATCTCCATGTGTGTTCTAGGGTCTCTGCTTGCGTGACGTAATTCTGGAACTTGTATCTTCTCCAAGGTCAACCTGTAATTCACTCTGGAATTAAAGATCTCAGAATTCTGAAGACGACGCAGTCTGGGTTTGAAGGTTTTATAAAAGACAAATATACAACACTCCCCGAAGTGAAAGATCGCTGCTTCTCCACCATGGTCACCTGCAAGTGGAAATATGGCTCCTATAAGGGAATCAACTTTGATTCCATATGGTAAGTGACCTGTGTCCAGTGGGACTGGTATAACAGGGAAGGTTAGCGGTACAAAGTACTGGTGTTACTGTATAATACGCTAAGTAACTGAGATGCCATAGATACTGACGGGGCTTTGTCCATCAACCCCCATCTTGTACCTGCTAATGGTAACGTAAGCTGACTAATATGATCTTTATAAGGCCTCTCAGACCCGTACCATATATTTAATAGGACCATGAGGGAGGGAAAACAAAACTTGGAGCGCCTGTGCATTTCCCCTTATGTCAAGTGAAGGGAACTACATTAGGAACCTGGTTTGCCCATCATTGCCTATCGTCTGTGGCCGTCTTATTTTATAAATTAAAGGTTATGATCGTCTTTGTGGACATTTTATTTCATtaatattgcattttactcattttggcctaaaaataatttttgcaattgatctttattaaaaaatcttcaatagtttttgttctacagccttcACTTTTAGCGTCTCTGTAGGCCATTTCTTTCTGGTTTCCACTGAACCCATCAGGGAGTTGCTCTCGTTGGTtagatctgtagcccttatctgtaCTTTCCCAACGGCTCATAAACAATCGTTATAGCTAAGTAAGTTCCTATCAGTTTTATAAGAATTttgcttaaatgagtgtttatgagctgtcaggaaagTTCAGATAAGGGCTACAGCTCCCCGATGTATTCAGTGTAAAGCAGAAAGAAATAGTCTGCAAATACACTAAAAGTTAAGACCGTGGATTAAAAACTCTTGAAAATGTTTTAATgacgaccaattgaaaaaaatatatttttctcacctATAGTTTTTTCATTCTACtctgttttttgtattttctgaTTTGATTATTCTATTTCCTGTACATGATcatgggggtggccatcttgcctgagctgttgttaacagcatttagagatatgctatACAGAACCCACATGAACCATAGATGCAAAGGGAGGGATATGACTtattgggagagttttctaggaatactctgtgacctgtgcagaggtcatttttcagggagggggaagagctgAGCAGTGTGTTCATTTATTGTAAATGGTGGACCctgtgagtgttttttttatgtcattgtaatcctgcctatgatgataatgagatgactgctgagaagtgatctctacaaAACAGGAAGTGTCAGCCTATTATGAGGCTTAGCGGCACATTACCTTTAAAGTTGTCTGTTGGGTCGCAGGTGGATGATCGCTTACAGATGGGTTTGGGTGACATATTTGCCTaggccagggatgcccaacctgtggccctccagctgtttcaaactacaattcccagcatgcctaatcaacctacagctattagggcatgctgggagttgtacttttgcaacagctggagagccgcaagttgagcatccctggcctagGCCTACATGGTCCTGATTGCAGAACATGCTAAATCCACTGCTCACAGTCTAGTCCAGTACAGGCACTTCCAGCCTTGATTTCTGTCTGAGGCGATGGAAAGTTCAAGGAAGGATCTGTCAATTGCTGCTTCCCGGGGAGAGTCTTGTGTTTCCTTTTAAAGCCTGCTCGCTACAGTCTCAGCATCTCATACAGAGATAGTCGCATGCCACCATGTACAGTGATAAGTACAAGTCTTCTCCACCATGTAGAATACTCAcctcctctgggctccagtcttCTCCACTGTGTTGCGTCATGAGTTAGGTCCTCGGCTGATGAGTACGAGGCAGGATGGAAAAGATGGCGCCGGTGCAGTGGGACTGGAGTCTGGGACACTTAGTTATGGAaccactgatgatgtcacataaCCTTCAGCGGTTTGCAGGCTCCAGCTCAGTAGATCCCAATGATATATTATATATCCTATCAAGGTTGTAATATCAGTTCTGTGTAATTTGTATTTTCCTAGGAATACTGTAAAAGAAAATATCCTTGACAAATTTGCTGGTCCATACGACAAAGGAGAATATTCTCCATCAGTCCAGAAGACACTGTATGACATACAGGTGCTGAGCCTGAGCAGCGTTCCTGAGGTATAGTATGCACACAGGGCAACGAGGACTATTTTCTAGAATACAATTCCACCATGCAAGTTATGGTAGATGATCAGTAATTGGGAACTACTTCCCGTAGACTTTAATGGAGAGAGCCACATGCATACATGGATGGCCCTCTTCGCCCTCTTGTGACCTCAGTGGACGGGTTTAACAGTGCAAAAGTGGTCACAGATCCCTGCTGTCATGATAGGTATGGTTCCCAGAGATGAATAGATATCATTTGTTGGAACAgatctttaatataaatgcctagtTGAACACCATTTTGCTATTTAATCTAATAGGTTCAACATTTTGTGCTGATTAATATGTTAATACATTGGATCTTTGTATGGCTGATACTGAGGTCAAATCCCCTGTGTAGATCTAGATTTAGAACATACAGTTTgactacagccaccactagagggagcctgggagcttactgcatactgggaTAGATTAAACTTGGTTGTAAgccccctctagtggcagctgcaggtaTTCAGCATGTGAAGTTTTGAAGGGGATCTGTCATCAAATCTATCCTATTAAAACGACATGTCTGAAGAGCCCCTGCCAGATGATTCTAATTTGCTCCCATGTCGCTCTTATTGCAgagaaaacaactttttaacatatGTAAATTAGTCCCTGTGTGCAACGAAGGCATTGCCATTGCACGGCTCCCTCTCTACACTACATGCTGCACTCCCACCTCTTTGAATGACAGGGCTATGCTTATAGACTTattcatgcctggccctgaagtctTGCAGCGTGTTCTGCACACGCGCAGTACAAAGGATGAAGCTCACCAGGTGCCTAGTGAGCTTCATCCCTGTACTGGACATGAGTCGCAAGACTTATCGCTGCCATCCCTGCCCCCTCCAGCTTTGAGTGACAGTTCCAGACAGTGGAGATGTAATCTTACCTGGACCTgtgttactgcgcatgcgccaacaCTTTGCACGTGCTATGCAGCCCTGATCCTTGCAGGGCTAAAGTCATCTGTAACGAGCACGTGTGTGCCAGCTCTTCGGAAATTGGGGCATACATGCTTTAatgcatacttaccaacatttaaaGTGTGAACATGGAGAGACTTAAACCAGTCTGTTTTTTGCCCCCCTAAAACATTCCTGAACAACCTCTTTCGTGACCTAATTTTCAGTAAAGGTTAACTTCCCTTTATGATCCACACCCTGCAATGTCTTTATAAACTGCATCTAGAAAAAACCCTATCAATACAGCACATGAAAAATCCCGTTCATATGACAGTGAGGGAGATGGCCCAAGGTGAGAGGGGGGCCCAAATCACATTATTTTCCTCCACTGAGTTCAATGGTAACTGTTTGCacatagctccctctagtggtgactgcaggcactCAGTTTTATCAAGAAGGAGACATGTATATCAATATATTTATGCCCGTTGTCTGGTGTATATTGTGTTACTGTGAATTCTGGGATCCGGGAATAAATAGGCTGAACATGGCTTAGGTGGATAAAAagtttactaaactatgataaaTAGGTAAGCAACAGTCACCAAAGCTGTGGACAAGTGTGCAAGCTGTTTCCAACATGGCGACTGGTCAatatgatacaaagagaggtAGTGGTAGCAAGAcacatctaaggcctcatgcacacgaccgttgttgtgtcccatgtccgttgttccattttccgtgattttctgtggaccaattgactttcaatgggtccgtggaaaactcggctaatgcaccatttgtcatccgcgtccgtgatccgtgtttccagtccaagaaaaaaatatgacctgtcctattttttcacggacaacggtttgcggacccattcaagtcagtgggtcagtgaaaaaacgcggaggtacacaagattgtcatcagcGTCtgcgcgtccgcgtccgttttttccctataatttgcatggcaaacttgacttagactttttttttactttccttcacgtctggtgatcctccaaaaataaaggaagacacacggaaacaaaaacggacacggatcacggaacaacggagccccattttgcggaacggagcacaacaacggtcgtgtgcatgaggccctgaTGATGTCTGTTTGTTGTATACCTAGTTGCTTTCTAGCCTCCTCCTTGCACTTCCTAAAGGTCTTCAGTGTGCAGGACGCATGTGCAGTTACTTCAGACCTCTGGCAGCACATGGTTAGGTATTTGGTACTACTCACCAACTACATTATGCGGACCAGAGTTCTTGAGTCGTTTAACTGCTTTTTAGGTATTTATGTGCATGCGGAAGTTCTCTGTGGATTTCGCCCCTGCTATGCTGAAAATATGCGGAATGAGCGCATATTTCCACGTGGTAGCAGTCTGCAGTATGTGGATATGATTTGTAATATGTCATACACAGTTGGCAGCGCCTCTGTCCCATGCAGAGTCACCCGTACCGCTCCATCCAAATGCCTTTCCGAGTTTTGCAATGATACATCCCATATTAATGGAGTCTAGGACAGCATTATTAAAGGAGAATTCCCATCTGGATATCTATGATATATTGATAGGTCATGCCACCTGTGGCGCCTGTTCCTATCCCAAAAAAGCAAGTTGTGTATGCGCAGCTTTCCTcatacacttctatgggacttccccCCAAAAACAGCCAAGCCCTGGCTTGGTAGTGAACAGAGGgaaggctgcgcatgcgcagtgtgcactTCATTCACGGCAATGGTACTGGCCAAAAATTGCAGAGTGTGCTCGCTCGGCAATTTTCAGATGTCCCGTGGCAAGGAATAGAACATCACATTCTTGATTTAGGAGCATGTCACAGAGGTGAGACCggcacctatcggacatttatgTTGTATCCTATCAGTATGACATAAAACTACAGattggagttcccctttaatatCTGTTTGCCAGCAACCACAGGGATCAGCTTGTCATGACCTATGAATGCAGAGTCTGTCCTAATGCCCATTGACATGTCCTTGTGTCACTGTGTAAGGAGGGGATTTGACATTCAGCATTCTAGGAGAACCATGGGACGTCCCTTTAATTGCAGTGGACGTCACTCAGCTTTTCCGGAAACAGATACAAAAACTGACATAGAAGGACAATTCAGGGAACTTCTGTAGTCAGTGTCTTCTACTATAATTTGTAACCACCGTATGTATCTTCTTTTTAGATTGATGAGATTGAAATTATATTGCCGAACAAGCATTATTTTACCATTGACCTGAGCAAGTTTGGTCTGAGCAACAATGATGAGGTAACGTAGAAATGACCAATCGGCCGTAACAATACGAGCGGTGAAGGTGCATAACATTATTATCTGGTGACAGTGGCATCTGACGGGGGAGGATACAGTACTGGGCAGCAAGCGGACACCACGTTTTATAAGTTGGTGCATTGGAAGCAGGAAAACTGAGCAAGCGTAATTATCTGAGCGGCTCTGACAAGGACCAAGTGATGTCCAGGCGACtgggtcagagcatctccaaaataGCTGGTCTTTTACAGAGGTGTAGAACAGGATGGCAGTATAATAATACTATACGTAGATATGAAGCATGATGGcggtataataatattacagtacAGAGGTATGAAGCATGATGGCGGCATAATATTATTACAGTACAGAGGTATGAAGCATGATGGCGGCATAATATTACAGTACAGAGGTATAAAGCATGATAATGGTATAATAATATTACTGCACAGAGGTATGAAGCATGATGGtggtataataatattacagtacAGAGGTATAAAGCATGATAACAGTATAATAATATTACTGCACAGAGGTATGAAGCATGATGGtggtataataatattacagtacAGAGGTATAAAGCATGATAACAGTATAATAATATTACTGCACAGAGGTATGAAGCATGATGGCGGTATAATAATATTACTGCACAGAGGTATGAAGCATGATGGcggtataataatattacagtacagtggtATAAAGCATGATAATGGTATAATAATATTACTGCACAGAGGTATGAAGCATGGTGacagtataataatattacaataCAGCGGTATAAAGCATAAAGACTGTGTAATAGTATTATTGTACAGAGGTGTAAAGCATGATGgcggtgtaataatattacaatacAGAGGTATAGAGCATAATGATGGTGTATTAATATTGTACAGAGGTATGAAGCATGATGGCCATATAGTAATATTACAGTACAGAGGTATGAATCATGATGGCGGTATAACaatatcacaatacagaagtatcaaGCATAATGATggtgtaataatattgtacagaGGTATGAAGCATGATGGCCGTATAGTAATATTACAGTACAGAGGTATGAAGCATAATGATggtgtaataatattgtacagaGGTATGAAGCATGATGGCGGTATAGTATTATTGTTGAGAGCTACTGTACATTATGGCGGTATGATTGGTGACATGAAGGGCAGAAAAGTACTAATTATCTAACGTTTCCTTCCACAGATCCTGTTGCCCTCAGACGCTCCTTATGGAAATATCACCGGGACTGTGAGAAGAAAAACTGCATCCAAATTGTGATGTTTTGTGACTTCATGATTGTATTTGTAGTGATCCAGAGTAAAAAAGGAATTTTACTGAAGGATTCCGCTTCTTTGTCAATGTCCTATATCTACTATACAATCGGCGTGGGGCTCCTGGTAGATCATAAGCACACAGCGATCATACTGCCAGAGGTACTGATCGGCGATAGGTATATGTGGCACGATGCACGTACTCTGGGAGCAGTTATcacgcttcagtgtgggagggaagGCGGAAACAAgcaatcaggcctgagaactagggaaggaagatggacacctcctagagaaaatcctaaccaaaatcctgactgactaccagtatgaacagacgccaaaggtaggtgagttcatacgtaggaatacctagagtcctattgagccctataggaccctggtactaatggcatggacgagactacctgttcttccaaaaggaaggacaaacaggagtctcctacaggcctaatacaaacaatagggaaatgcaacacacagaacccaaacaaaatacaaaaagggaaaggaaagactcaacttcaaaggagcaatggaagcaccaggaactcagccgagatccaaccacaatctatccaaaggtccaaacagaagctataaaccgcacagcattgtgggagaagcaactataaataaagaaggttaaatgaccctaatagccacacctggggaaagaaggtgcggcgagcaccagaaacaacgcagacgtcatttgatccaaacagaaaacatgtcagatcaaaccacgtgttgccagtctcaccgatctcctgccacctgtcgcgggaatgtcCATGACAGCAGTGCCTCCATCGCCCGCAATACATGCCAGCCTATAATGTCCTTAGTATTTTACCAGCCATACAGTACCCCTTCAGTTCCAGACTTAGTGCCTCCGTGGCCCACAACAGAGCCAGCCATAATGCCTCCATATTAGACTATAGTGGAGTCACAGTGCCTCCATTACAGTGCCCCATAGCACAGCTGGTCGCATGGAGTATTGTGGACAATTTTAGCAAATTTGGCTCCAAATTCTGAACGTCGTGAATGTTTTTTTCCCACCAAAGATGAGGTAATTAGAATTTTtagccttcttctggatcaacattaCAGGGTAATAGATTGAACAGGATAGAGATAGGGGGTATTAGGACCGGCGTCTAGaatactggtcttaataaatgaccccctatatttttatatacaacatagaacaaaacatacaatgcaacagctctctgcaaaccaaataaagtacaaaaatatattatattgctaatgctatgcttataaattagagatgcttggcaaatacattttgtacaaaattatttgagcctgtctgccacacgtcaaggcgatctttgTAACACGAAGTtcaacctgttaagtgccatgacagcAGCCATTAAGTTCAGGGGGTGTAGGTTccgcatgcatgctgggccccctttggtttttatcattttcggtgccaaaatagcctccattgaatccagggactacaagtaccaacatgcacgcAGAGCAAAGTAAGCTTTATACTCATGCTAATTTAAAATCGGCCTATGAGGCAAACAGACTGATCAGGAGTGAACGACCAAATAggagagtcagccacacctccaatacaaactgcaaagaaaaaaagggggttaatcagcacatcccaatgcgcaggtgcaggTTGTTCACTCCTGATCAGCCTGTTTGTCTCATAGGCCGATTTTAACTTAGTTTGctctgcatgcatgttggtacttgtagtccagcatgcatgcggaacctacaccccctgaacttcatggtcgctgtcatggcacttaacaggttgaacttagtgttaggttcccgtcttacagagatcgccttgacgtgtggcagacgggctcaaataattttgtccaAAAtgtatctctaatttataagcatagcattagcaatataatacatgtttgtattttatttggtttgcagagagctgttgcattgtatgtttcgTTCTATGTTGTGTTTACAGCCATAGCAGCGTGCACCTGGGATGTGCTGACTTTTATATACAGTAGACCAGTTATACAATTGTGACATAGGAAAACGTAGAACGACACGTATGTCAACTGAATTGTGCTTAATCTCATgccgacaccaccacctctggTGTCATCTCCATACTAATATCATGTAGAAAACCATAGGTTTGTCTGTGTTTTATTTATGGGGACGGTGACGAGGGGACAGTGACGAGTGACATAATACAGAACTGTTTTTAGCTTTCCAGGGATAGAGAATCAAGGTGACAGCTGGCATGGTGTGGGGGTGGCTAAGGAGGATGGATAAAGCCAGCTAATCCTGAATAAAAATAGACACCCACCATGCCCAGTGACAAGTAGGAGGGAAAAGGGGTCAGGAGAGAAGTCACTTTTCCGACAGCAGCTGGaaggttattattattactttttggAGGAAGATGGCAGAAGAACAACCCCCGGCCCTAACAGAGGAGCAACAAGAAGAAGTCACAAGTCTACCATCATCAGAAGCCGCAGGGGACAATCAAACAAGTGCAAAGGAAGATGGGATACAAGAAAGTCATACAACTCCTGAGAAAATATTAGAAGGCAAGACTGAGAAAGATACTGTGCGAGATGATGGATTGGATGAGGAGCACCAAAGACATGGCCAGACCGAAGCAAAAGAAGGAGAAGAGGTAACGGAAGAAGGAGACGGAGGAGGAGATACCGTAACATCTGGTGGAGATGTGAGAGAAGATTCAGTGACTTCAGATGGAGAAAAAGCAAGCCCAGGAGCAAACGAAGAAAGCTCCTCCACCCAAGAGCAAAGTGCTGATGACTTTTCTGGCCACAAAGAAGAAAAATCTGAAGCCTCAGTCAGTAGCCCGGAGGTAGCCGCCGCCACTGATGTCGATGGTAAAAGTGAGGAAGAGCAGGCTCAACCAAGTGCCAAAGACCATGCAGATAAAGTAGACAAGAGCAAGTCTGCAGCCAGGTAATGTCCACCTCCATGATGCTCAAGGCAGTGGTTTCCTCTCAATTAACCCCAGGTGATGAAGATGTGGGAGGCTTTCCTCTTCTTTTTGTTCTTCTGGGTCCTTATTCTTTAAGACTAGAGCAACTTAGGAGTGACAACCAGACCCTTATGTAGGGATGCACCGGCTCCATAGCAGAATATTGCTGGCCTACAGCCACCGAAAGCTCTGACATATTTATTTTACTGGTTAATCCTAACAAATCTATATATGGGCCGGAACTCTGGTTTTCGAACGCAGGGACAAGTCTGTTAACTAGTTCAAGACTGGGCCACTTTCTCCCATTCATGATCatcatttctttttttgtacttgcat
This Bufo gargarizans isolate SCDJY-AF-19 chromosome 7, ASM1485885v1, whole genome shotgun sequence DNA region includes the following protein-coding sequences:
- the LOC122943160 gene encoding uricase-like isoform X1, whose product is MAKNFGGPFKDSGVEFVRTGYGKNAVKVLQIKRDGKLHFIKEIEASVQLTLKSKKDYLEGDNGDIIPTDTIKNTVYALAKLKGIKTIEDFSLEICNHFFTSFNHVTRVKVSVDEAPWRRFEKNGTQHVHAFIYSSEGVHYCEVEQERGGQPVIHSGIKDLRILKTTQSGFEGFIKDKYTTLPEVKDRCFSTMVTCKWKYGSYKGINFDSIWNTVKENILDKFAGPYDKGEYSPSVQKTLYDIQVLSLSSVPEIDEIEIILPNKHYFTIDLSKFGLSNNDEILLPSDAPYGNITGTVRRKTASKL
- the LOC122943160 gene encoding uricase-like isoform X2 produces the protein MVDNMSKQDSGVEFVRTGYGKNAVKVLQIKRDGKLHFIKEIEASVQLTLKSKKDYLEGDNGDIIPTDTIKNTVYALAKLKGIKTIEDFSLEICNHFFTSFNHVTRVKVSVDEAPWRRFEKNGTQHVHAFIYSSEGVHYCEVEQERGGQPVIHSGIKDLRILKTTQSGFEGFIKDKYTTLPEVKDRCFSTMVTCKWKYGSYKGINFDSIWNTVKENILDKFAGPYDKGEYSPSVQKTLYDIQVLSLSSVPEIDEIEIILPNKHYFTIDLSKFGLSNNDEILLPSDAPYGNITGTVRRKTASKL